The Vigna radiata var. radiata cultivar VC1973A unplaced genomic scaffold, Vradiata_ver6 scaffold_447, whole genome shotgun sequence genome contains a region encoding:
- the LOC106780575 gene encoding transcription factor bHLH61, producing MELSQLGFLEELVAPRRETWNALSSGFLELLSNGWSFDTFLENPSFPISNTLFGAFSAPIDRRFECPFTNEVPPYPFPDAFTMSLPELEPGNDDPSPPLPPTLEDEDIGFYHTNNNNFQEIKSVCKVEEHGVENLQATEIPLFNTAMSDDVERKDKSKKLEGQPSKNLMAERRRRKRLNDRLSMLRSIVPKISKMDRTSILGDTIDYMKELLERIGKLQEQEVEEGSSQINLLGISKDQLKPNEAIFDVERRGQDTRISICCATKPGLLLSTVNTLEALGLEIQQCVVSSFNDFSVEASCSEVGEQRNSISPEEIKQSLFRNAGFGGKCL from the exons ATGGAGCTTTCTCAGCTTGGTTTCTTAGAAGAATTGGTAGCTCCAAGAAGAGAAACATGGAATGCTTTGTCCAGTGGGTTCTTGGAGCTATTGTCTAATGGTTGGAGTTTTGACACTTTTCTTGAGAACCCATCTTTCCCCATCTCTAACACCCTCTTTGGTGCATTTTCAGCACCAATAGACCGCAGATTTGAATGCCCTTTCACCAATGAAGTACCACCATACCCATTTCCTGATGCCTTCACAATGTCATTGCCAGAGCTTGAACCTGGGAACGATGATCCCTCACCTCCACTCCCACCCACACTCGAGGATGAAGATATTGGCTTTTATCACACCAACAATAACAACTTTCAAGAAATCAAGAGTGTCTGCAAAGTTGAGGAACATGGTGTTGAGAATCTACAAGCCACAGAGATTCCACTCTTCAACACAGCCATGTCTGATGATGTAGAGAGAAAAGACAAGTCCAAAAAGCTAGAGGGACAGCCCTCAAAGAATCTCATGgcagaaaggaggagaagaaagCGTCTCAATGACCGTCTTTCCATGCTTAGGTCAATAGTCCCCAAAATCAGCAAG ATGGACAGGACCTCTATTCTCGGGGATACTATAGACTACATGAAAGAGCTTTTGGAAAGGATTGGCAAGTTGCAAGAACAAGAGGTGGAAGAGGGCTCAAGTCAGATTAATCTGTTGGGCATTTCAAAGGACCAACTCAAACCAAATGAAGCAATT TTTGATGTTGAAAGGAGAGGCCAGGACACTAGGATCAGCATTTGCTGTGCCACAAAGCCTGGATTGCTACTATCAACCGTCAATACATTAGAAGCATTAGGCCTTGAGATTCAGCAATGTGTTGTAAGCAGCTTCAATGACTTTTCAGTGGAAGCATCTTGTTCTGAG GTTGGTGAACAGAGAAATAGCATTAGCCCTGAGGAGATAAAACAATCACTATTCAGAAATGCTGGGTTTGGTGGGAAATGTCTCTAG